One genomic region from Candidatus Xiphinematobacter sp. encodes:
- a CDS encoding efflux RND transporter periplasmic adaptor subunit, with product MAHRHQTRALPRSIKEEVVPVTLVAARTRDFPIYLDGLGTVQAYRSVQVRARVSGQIREICFREGQVVREGDVIATINPRLYQTRHDQALARKLQTQAQLESARITLARQQRLLEKAVLDQHSYDTQKCLVAQLEAAVRADEAYLDNQRMQLEWTKVTAPIAGRTGIRKVDAGNLVIGSSIIVTINQIAPIYVSFALPQRYLGQILQPFTQGKQLLVLVLDQNNQTVLNRGKLVVLDNQINPSTATFQLKAACKNTNSQLWPGQFVNVRLLLKTLPKSVVVPTEVVQLGPHGSYVYVVGQEKRAIMRSVVTGPVESGYTLIQSGLGVGENVVIEGQYRLQHNSHVAAYLSSKESSQ from the coding sequence ATGGCTCATCGTCACCAGACTCGGGCGCTCCCCCGCTCCATCAAAGAAGAGGTTGTTCCGGTCACGTTGGTGGCTGCTAGAACAAGGGATTTTCCAATTTACCTCGATGGGCTTGGAACTGTTCAAGCCTATCGCTCAGTACAGGTTAGAGCACGTGTGTCTGGACAGATCCGAGAGATCTGTTTTCGAGAAGGACAGGTGGTCAGAGAGGGAGACGTAATAGCTACAATTAACCCACGACTCTATCAGACCAGACATGACCAGGCTCTCGCTAGAAAACTCCAAACCCAGGCTCAACTGGAGAGCGCGCGTATTACTCTCGCACGCCAACAACGACTTTTGGAGAAAGCAGTCCTCGATCAGCACTCTTATGATACACAGAAATGCCTGGTAGCGCAGCTGGAAGCAGCGGTACGAGCAGATGAAGCCTATCTGGACAATCAAAGGATGCAACTTGAGTGGACTAAGGTTACGGCCCCTATTGCTGGACGAACTGGAATCAGAAAAGTGGATGCCGGCAATCTGGTTATAGGCAGTAGCATCATTGTAACCATTAATCAAATTGCACCGATTTATGTCTCCTTCGCACTCCCACAGCGCTACCTAGGGCAAATCCTCCAACCATTCACTCAGGGAAAGCAATTGCTGGTTCTCGTATTAGATCAAAATAATCAAACTGTTTTGAACAGAGGTAAACTAGTAGTGCTTGACAATCAGATTAACCCATCTACTGCAACTTTTCAGTTGAAGGCGGCTTGTAAGAATACGAACTCCCAGCTCTGGCCCGGCCAGTTTGTAAATGTTCGTCTTTTGCTGAAGACACTCCCAAAATCGGTAGTGGTTCCAACGGAGGTCGTGCAACTAGGCCCTCATGGCTCGTATGTATATGTGGTAGGGCAGGAAAAAAGGGCAATAATGCGTTCAGTAGTTACTGGACCTGTAGAGTCTGGGTATACATTAATTCAGTCAGGTCTAGGTGTGGGGGAAAATGTGGTTATAGAGGGGCAGTACCGTCTCCAGCACAATTCCCACGTTGCAGCTTACCTTTCTTCCAAGGAGAGCAGCCAGTAA
- a CDS encoding efflux RND transporter permease subunit: MKSISEPFIKRPVTTSLLMIAISLAGLLSYRLLPVSALPSVDFPTIQVVSRYPGADAQVMASLVTAPLERQLGQISGVASMRSASAMGITVITLQFVLGKDMDQSAQDVQTAISVASSVLPKDLPHPPIYHKVNPADMPILTLAITSDNLPLVRVNDCVDSILAQRLSEVSGVGLVTIQGNQKPAVRVQLNPSTLAAKGISLEEVRKMIIRANANSPKGSLEGVRQSLTIGANDQIRNASELAKVLLSHQGGVPVCLQDVATLEDGVENSLARAWIASYQQPYQQAVLLDIQRQPNANIIRTANRVKSILPQITRVLPAGMHLSVFSDRTETIRASMQDVQFTLLLTVSLVILVLVLFLRKLGTAFIPTVTLPISMLGTFVLLYFSGFSLDSLSLMALTISAGFIVDDAVVVTENVVRHMEQGESPLSAALKGTQQIGFTVISLSISLIAVFIPLLFMPGVIGRLLREFSITLSCAVAISALVSLTLTPMMCSKVLDASDMHSKEEASRIQYYFNFFSSWLLQLYRHSLSWTLKHQRMTIVVTVVTTITTVILLSMIPKGFLPLQDTGLLLGVTDASQDISFGRMMELQKRISQQLSQDPGVLRVAAFVGAGTANLTQNIGRFYIVLKPRKERASAQEIMLRLSRTVQRVPNIRLHLQAVQDLQIDTHTSRTQFQYTLEDVHSSTLQEWVPKLLNKLKAEPSLIDIATDQQRLGLQLHVAIDRTTASRLSIPVQTIGNTLYDAFGQRQVSVIYTDLNQYRIVMENEEGFRNSPRVLEKLHISSTMDGRLVPLGSLVRANTQPAPIMISHYRQFPSATISFNLRPGFSLGGAIRSIERVQASMGMPKSIQTHFVGSVAEFHSTLKKEFFLVLSALATVYIVLGILYESYFHPITILSTLPSAGVGATLALLLCGLELSLVALVGIILLIGIVKKNAIMMIDFALDARREKHLSARDAIYQASLLRFRPIMMTTATTLLGAIPMALGSGLGSELYRPLGVVITGGLLLSQLVTLYTTPVVYLYLDRLEQCIKQWRKRVAT; the protein is encoded by the coding sequence ATGAAGAGTATTTCAGAGCCATTTATTAAACGCCCTGTCACCACTTCCCTGCTTATGATAGCGATTTCCCTCGCAGGTCTGCTCAGTTATCGACTGCTTCCAGTTTCTGCATTGCCATCGGTAGATTTCCCGACAATTCAGGTGGTGTCCAGATATCCTGGAGCAGATGCCCAGGTGATGGCCTCGTTGGTAACAGCCCCACTGGAAAGGCAGTTAGGGCAAATTAGTGGAGTGGCTTCTATGAGATCCGCCAGCGCTATGGGTATTACTGTGATCACACTACAGTTTGTCTTGGGAAAGGATATGGACCAATCCGCTCAAGATGTGCAGACAGCCATCAGTGTGGCCAGTAGTGTCCTGCCTAAGGACTTGCCGCATCCCCCCATCTACCACAAGGTGAACCCAGCGGATATGCCCATTCTGACCCTCGCCATTACCTCGGATAATTTGCCCTTGGTGAGGGTTAACGATTGCGTGGATTCCATCCTAGCACAGAGACTCAGCGAGGTCTCTGGAGTTGGACTAGTAACTATCCAAGGCAACCAAAAACCAGCAGTACGAGTTCAACTAAACCCCTCCACTCTCGCTGCGAAAGGAATTAGTTTAGAGGAGGTACGCAAGATGATTATAAGAGCCAACGCTAATTCCCCAAAGGGGAGCCTTGAGGGGGTCCGACAATCATTAACCATAGGAGCTAACGACCAAATTCGAAATGCCAGTGAGCTTGCTAAAGTGCTTCTGTCCCATCAAGGCGGGGTACCTGTATGTTTGCAAGATGTGGCAACTCTGGAAGATGGGGTCGAAAATTCCTTGGCACGGGCTTGGATCGCTAGCTACCAGCAGCCATACCAGCAGGCTGTCCTCCTGGATATTCAAAGGCAGCCGAATGCCAACATCATTCGCACAGCCAATCGGGTCAAATCTATCCTCCCGCAGATTACTCGTGTTTTACCAGCCGGGATGCATCTTTCTGTTTTTTCGGACCGCACTGAAACAATTCGGGCGTCTATGCAGGATGTACAATTTACTCTCCTACTGACAGTTTCTTTGGTCATACTGGTGCTTGTGCTCTTTCTAAGGAAATTGGGCACTGCATTCATCCCTACTGTGACTTTGCCAATTTCCATGTTAGGGACCTTCGTCCTACTCTATTTTTCCGGATTTAGCTTGGACAGCCTTTCCTTAATGGCGCTGACCATTTCAGCCGGCTTTATAGTAGACGATGCTGTCGTGGTAACTGAAAATGTCGTCCGCCACATGGAGCAGGGGGAGTCTCCTCTATCGGCTGCTCTAAAGGGAACCCAACAAATCGGTTTTACGGTCATTTCACTTAGCATTTCGCTCATAGCAGTGTTTATTCCCCTGTTGTTCATGCCCGGAGTAATTGGGCGTCTCCTCAGGGAATTCTCCATTACGCTGAGCTGTGCCGTTGCAATCTCTGCTCTAGTATCCCTGACTTTAACCCCCATGATGTGTTCCAAGGTACTGGACGCATCAGATATGCACTCGAAGGAAGAGGCATCAAGGATTCAATATTACTTCAACTTTTTTTCCAGCTGGCTCCTTCAGCTCTATCGTCATTCTCTGAGCTGGACATTGAAGCATCAGCGGATGACCATTGTGGTCACGGTAGTCACTACCATTACTACGGTGATCTTGCTTTCGATGATTCCGAAGGGGTTTTTGCCACTGCAAGACACCGGGCTGCTTCTCGGTGTAACGGATGCCTCTCAGGATATTTCCTTCGGTAGGATGATGGAGCTACAAAAACGCATTTCGCAACAACTCTCTCAAGACCCCGGGGTACTCAGGGTAGCAGCCTTTGTTGGTGCTGGTACAGCTAATCTTACGCAAAATATAGGGAGATTCTATATTGTGCTAAAACCTCGCAAAGAGCGTGCAAGTGCGCAAGAAATCATGCTTCGCCTCTCAAGAACTGTCCAGCGAGTGCCAAATATCCGCCTACATCTGCAGGCAGTACAGGATTTACAGATAGATACACACACTAGCCGAACACAGTTCCAATATACACTAGAAGATGTACACTCCAGCACCCTTCAAGAATGGGTACCCAAACTACTCAACAAGTTGAAGGCTGAGCCCAGTCTTATCGATATAGCCACTGACCAACAACGCCTCGGACTCCAACTCCACGTTGCGATTGATCGCACGACTGCCTCTCGGCTCAGTATCCCCGTCCAGACCATCGGTAACACACTTTATGATGCGTTTGGACAACGCCAAGTATCAGTAATCTATACTGACCTCAATCAATATCGCATTGTCATGGAAAACGAGGAAGGTTTTCGAAACTCACCACGGGTATTGGAAAAACTCCACATAAGTTCCACCATGGATGGGAGGCTAGTCCCCCTAGGATCTCTCGTACGAGCAAATACCCAACCGGCTCCTATAATGATCTCCCATTATAGACAATTTCCGTCGGCAACAATTTCCTTTAACCTACGTCCCGGTTTCTCCCTTGGGGGGGCTATACGTTCTATTGAACGGGTGCAAGCATCTATGGGCATGCCAAAGAGCATCCAGACTCATTTCGTGGGGAGCGTTGCAGAATTCCACTCTACCCTCAAAAAAGAATTCTTTCTTGTCCTCTCGGCCCTTGCGACAGTCTATATCGTGCTGGGCATACTCTACGAGAGCTATTTCCATCCAATTACCATATTGTCTACACTGCCTAGCGCTGGGGTAGGAGCCACACTTGCTCTTCTACTCTGCGGACTAGAGCTTTCTCTAGTTGCCCTTGTCGGCATTATTCTCCTAATCGGTATCGTAAAAAAGAACGCAATCATGATGATTGATTTTGCTCTGGATGCAAGGCGGGAGAAGCATCTTTCGGCAAGAGATGCAATTTATCAGGCCTCTCTCCTACGATTCCGACCCATCATGATGACGACAGCTACCACATTGTTAGGAGCCATACCAATGGCTTTAGGGTCCGGGTTAGGATCTGAGCTGTACAGGCCACTAGGGGTAGTAATTACTGGTGGATTGCTGCTTTCTCAGCTTGTGACTCTCTACACCACACCGGTGGTGTATCTCTATCTTGATAGATTGGAGCAATGTATAAAGCAGTGGAGGAAGAGAGTGGCTACTTAG
- a CDS encoding aminodeoxychorismate/anthranilate synthase component II translates to MILVIDNYDSFTYNLVQYFGELGARVVVRRNDKVDLSEVEILQPDRICISPGPCTPREAGVSGEIIRHFGIRLPILGVCLGHQCIGAVFGAEVVRAKHLMHGKTSSIYHEGKGVFVGLSNPFQATRYHSLLLRRESLPDCLGITAETEEKEIMGIQHIELPLHGVQFHPESILTENGKALLQNFLKA, encoded by the coding sequence ATGATTCTTGTCATCGACAATTACGATTCCTTTACCTATAACCTTGTGCAATACTTCGGCGAGTTGGGGGCTCGCGTAGTTGTACGGCGAAACGACAAAGTAGACCTTTCTGAGGTAGAGATCCTTCAGCCGGATCGCATCTGTATTTCGCCAGGCCCGTGTACGCCTCGGGAGGCAGGTGTCAGTGGAGAAATAATTCGCCACTTCGGGATCCGCCTCCCCATCCTGGGGGTCTGCCTGGGACACCAGTGTATAGGCGCAGTTTTTGGGGCTGAGGTTGTCCGTGCCAAGCACCTCATGCATGGTAAGACTTCTTCAATTTATCACGAGGGTAAGGGTGTTTTTGTAGGTCTTTCCAATCCTTTTCAGGCCACCCGATATCATTCCCTCTTACTTCGACGAGAATCTCTCCCAGATTGTTTGGGAATCACAGCGGAAACTGAAGAGAAGGAAATTATGGGAATCCAACACATAGAACTCCCTCTCCATGGGGTACAATTCCACCCGGAGTCTATTCTAACAGAAAACGGAAAGGCCCTCTTACAGAACTTTCTCAAAGCCTAG
- a CDS encoding efflux RND transporter permease subunit: MSLVKFLVEHPRGVSLLVAGMFLLGTSAYCLFLPISPLPNVDLPTINISSSLPGAGPETIALSLAAPLEKRLGQITGLQRMTSSSTLGGSFITLQFDLNRSIDGAVKDIQEAIQAAKSDLPPGATPPVFHKINLASTPIGVLAMTSNTLPITQVYKLAEDIVAQRLSQIMGISRVPVYGGARAAIHIQAYPALLANMGVSLNELQDFLAHSNSLIPRGFMSAGNQFYRLHTDDQLSNALEYQSLVIAKGNGTPVTLSSIARITKAEENAQHGGWFNGKRAVILPIFKDPSANAICIIEEIHKMLPALRSWLPSGVHLEIVIDRTQTIRESIYNLQWTLALTIALVLLVIFLFLRQWMPTIIAGTAMSLSLAVTFGVMALCGFSLNSISLMALTISVGFLIDDAIVLIENIMRYIEEGYAPIEAALRSTRQVGFTVVSMALSTISALIPILFMGGIAGRIFQEFSISLSTIILISSIVSLILIPTFCSRFLRKKTLHSHNTFIVWTEASFLRVVTCYQVSLTWALQHKRFVQGLLLITLVGTLFLYKIVPKGFFPQQDTGLMFGVTASSKNLSYPALQSKQQRLAEVILADPAVASVVSIIHRGDASPSSSYLYVSLKPLSERRVRVEKVIHRLRPKLAIVQGMALHLFPAQELRMGGRIGMAQHQYALRSDSSSTLLEWAPRLLKKLREHPKLVDVESSQELDSAQIKVSINHSLAGRLGIQSEQVSATLRSAFSQQKVSTIYSSTNQSHVILGTGPEFSGNPDSLNKIHIKSSSGDLVPLSTIASFKRERSLLSVNHEDQFAAVILAFNLKEGVSLGEAIEAVEKAYGELHMPLSIRGEFVGNAKLLRKASSSQLLLILAAVVAVYIVLGILYESLLHPLTILSTLPTAGIGALLALLLVGIELSIMAMIGIILLVGIVKRNAIIMVDFAVESQRRRGLSAYEAIYQAAIKRFRPILMTNITALLGALPLAIGRGSGAELRQPLGVAIVGGILASQILTLFTTPVTYLTLEYLKGVFSEPGVPLLQRCGKLLTKTARLANSPKG; this comes from the coding sequence ATGAGCCTCGTAAAGTTCCTTGTTGAACATCCTCGCGGCGTCTCCCTGCTAGTAGCGGGAATGTTCCTCCTAGGAACGTCGGCATACTGCCTTTTTCTACCAATTTCCCCATTGCCCAACGTAGACCTTCCAACTATTAACATCTCCTCTTCCCTGCCGGGAGCTGGCCCTGAAACAATTGCTCTATCCCTAGCGGCTCCCCTAGAAAAACGCCTGGGACAGATTACGGGACTACAGAGAATGACTTCCTCTAGCACTTTAGGTGGTTCCTTCATTACGCTCCAGTTCGACTTGAATAGGAGCATTGATGGTGCCGTAAAGGATATTCAGGAAGCCATTCAAGCAGCAAAAAGTGACCTTCCCCCTGGTGCAACACCGCCCGTGTTTCACAAAATAAACCTTGCCAGCACTCCCATAGGAGTGCTTGCCATGACATCTAATACGTTGCCCATTACTCAAGTATACAAACTGGCAGAGGACATTGTAGCACAGCGCTTAAGTCAGATTATGGGAATTAGTCGAGTTCCGGTTTACGGTGGGGCAAGAGCTGCTATCCACATACAAGCTTATCCGGCTCTGCTTGCCAATATGGGTGTGAGTCTCAACGAACTACAAGACTTTCTTGCTCATTCTAACTCCCTTATTCCTAGGGGCTTTATGTCAGCAGGTAACCAATTCTACAGACTCCATACCGATGATCAGCTTTCTAATGCATTGGAGTACCAATCACTAGTGATTGCCAAAGGAAACGGAACTCCAGTTACGCTCTCCTCAATAGCTCGTATCACTAAAGCGGAGGAAAACGCCCAGCATGGAGGATGGTTTAACGGCAAACGTGCAGTGATCCTACCAATATTTAAGGATCCAAGTGCAAACGCCATTTGCATAATTGAGGAGATCCACAAGATGTTGCCTGCTCTCCGTTCTTGGCTACCTTCTGGGGTACACCTAGAAATCGTTATAGATCGCACGCAAACTATCCGTGAATCCATTTACAATCTCCAATGGACATTAGCTCTGACCATTGCTCTAGTCCTCTTAGTAATATTCCTGTTTCTACGGCAGTGGATGCCCACTATCATAGCAGGGACCGCGATGTCCCTTTCTCTCGCAGTTACTTTCGGAGTGATGGCACTTTGCGGCTTCAGCCTTAATAGTATTTCCCTAATGGCATTAACTATCTCAGTAGGATTTTTAATAGATGATGCTATCGTTCTTATAGAGAATATCATGCGTTACATAGAAGAGGGATACGCTCCTATAGAGGCTGCCCTGCGCAGCACAAGACAAGTAGGGTTTACAGTGGTATCAATGGCCCTTTCAACAATATCTGCCTTGATACCTATTCTGTTTATGGGAGGGATAGCAGGGCGAATTTTTCAGGAATTTTCTATTAGCTTGAGCACGATAATTCTTATCTCAAGTATTGTGTCTTTGATTCTTATACCTACTTTTTGTTCTCGATTCCTACGCAAAAAAACTCTCCACTCACACAACACTTTTATTGTGTGGACGGAGGCCTCATTTTTAAGAGTAGTGACTTGCTACCAAGTAAGTCTAACGTGGGCATTGCAGCATAAGAGATTTGTCCAGGGGCTGCTCTTAATTACCTTAGTAGGTACTCTATTCCTCTACAAAATAGTTCCTAAGGGTTTCTTTCCACAGCAGGATACAGGATTGATGTTTGGTGTAACGGCAAGTTCTAAGAATCTATCTTATCCAGCTCTCCAGTCTAAACAACAGCGGCTGGCGGAAGTTATCCTGGCTGACCCCGCAGTAGCAAGTGTGGTGTCCATCATACATAGGGGAGATGCTTCTCCAAGCAGTAGTTACCTTTACGTTTCCCTCAAGCCGCTCTCGGAACGCAGAGTGCGTGTAGAGAAGGTTATCCATCGTCTTCGGCCAAAGTTAGCCATAGTACAGGGAATGGCACTTCACCTTTTTCCAGCACAGGAACTTCGTATGGGTGGCCGCATTGGCATGGCTCAACATCAGTATGCCCTGCGTTCAGATAGCTCCTCAACTCTGTTAGAATGGGCCCCTCGTTTGCTCAAAAAACTGAGAGAGCACCCAAAACTAGTTGATGTAGAGAGCAGTCAAGAACTTGATAGTGCACAAATAAAGGTCAGCATCAATCATAGCCTTGCCGGGCGCTTGGGCATTCAGTCCGAGCAGGTTAGCGCTACACTACGCAGTGCATTCAGCCAACAGAAGGTGTCCACCATATATTCCAGCACCAATCAGTCCCACGTGATTTTGGGGACAGGCCCGGAATTTTCTGGTAACCCCGATTCTCTCAATAAAATTCACATCAAATCTTCCTCTGGAGACTTAGTGCCCCTAAGCACGATAGCCTCCTTTAAAAGGGAAAGGTCTTTACTTTCAGTCAACCATGAGGATCAATTTGCGGCAGTGATACTTGCTTTTAATCTGAAAGAAGGAGTTTCACTTGGTGAAGCCATAGAGGCAGTGGAGAAGGCATATGGTGAACTCCACATGCCTCTTTCTATTAGGGGGGAATTCGTCGGAAATGCAAAACTTCTCAGAAAGGCTTCCTCATCCCAACTCTTGCTCATTTTAGCTGCGGTTGTGGCAGTCTACATTGTCCTGGGGATATTGTACGAGAGTCTGCTCCACCCGTTAACCATTCTTTCTACATTGCCTACGGCGGGCATTGGAGCACTCCTTGCCCTGCTCCTAGTCGGAATAGAGCTTAGCATTATGGCGATGATTGGTATTATCCTACTAGTTGGAATTGTGAAGAGGAATGCCATCATCATGGTCGATTTTGCCGTAGAGTCCCAAAGGAGACGAGGTCTTAGTGCATATGAAGCGATTTACCAGGCTGCTATAAAACGATTTCGCCCCATTCTTATGACGAATATAACGGCCTTACTTGGAGCTTTGCCGCTTGCAATAGGAAGAGGAAGCGGAGCTGAATTACGCCAGCCGCTCGGGGTCGCCATTGTAGGAGGAATATTAGCATCACAAATACTAACACTTTTCACAACGCCTGTGACTTATCTGACCTTGGAATACCTAAAGGGGGTGTTTTCCGAGCCCGGCGTACCCCTTCTCCAGAGATGCGGGAAATTACTCACTAAAACTGCCCGTTTGGCAAACTCTCCAAAAGGCTAA
- a CDS encoding glycosyltransferase family 9 protein, with protein sequence MSTLVIRGGAIGDFVLTLPAIRLLRMAFPEAPVDILGCYPAIQLAEGRFYARATRSLDSASLSGLFAPRAQLSKALREYLAGFQIVINYIYDPCFSENLLRIGVQCLIQGSSKIDGDTHAAYQLARPLEKLSLFLQNPAAQIFLSNQDQQNALYVLKNMGCGTPFFVMHPGSGGADKNWPLACWKKLFLWVLQKFPYYNLVCVGGEADKLALKYFSLQICSPRLYYLDGLPLPTLAGVLSQACAFVGQDSGVSHIAAATGIHCLLLYGSTNPSVWAPANILVSIVSHTTSMQDLPFEVVQCTFQSLVQRIG encoded by the coding sequence ATGAGTACATTGGTGATTCGTGGTGGTGCAATTGGCGATTTTGTTCTTACATTGCCGGCGATCCGGTTGCTGCGGATGGCATTTCCAGAAGCACCGGTAGATATTCTAGGTTGTTATCCCGCCATCCAGCTTGCAGAGGGACGATTTTACGCACGGGCAACGCGCAGCCTGGACAGCGCTTCATTGTCGGGTCTTTTCGCCCCACGAGCACAACTTAGCAAGGCACTTCGTGAGTATCTTGCTGGATTTCAGATAGTTATCAATTACATTTACGATCCTTGTTTTTCCGAAAATCTCCTTCGCATCGGAGTACAATGTCTCATCCAGGGATCTTCAAAAATCGACGGTGATACACATGCTGCCTATCAACTAGCGCGTCCACTTGAAAAGCTGTCTCTCTTCCTACAGAACCCGGCAGCTCAGATTTTCTTATCTAATCAGGACCAACAAAATGCTTTATATGTGCTCAAGAATATGGGATGTGGAACGCCTTTTTTCGTGATGCACCCGGGCAGTGGTGGAGCGGACAAAAACTGGCCGCTCGCTTGCTGGAAAAAACTCTTTTTATGGGTTCTTCAAAAATTTCCCTATTATAATCTGGTGTGTGTCGGGGGAGAAGCTGATAAATTGGCGCTTAAGTATTTCTCTCTTCAGATTTGCTCTCCGCGTCTATATTACCTAGACGGTCTTCCCCTCCCTACTCTTGCTGGAGTACTCTCTCAAGCTTGTGCCTTCGTCGGACAAGATAGTGGAGTTTCCCACATAGCTGCTGCAACCGGTATTCATTGTCTCCTCCTCTACGGCTCTACAAATCCTAGTGTATGGGCGCCAGCAAATATCCTTGTATCGATTGTATCCCACACTACCTCTATGCAGGACCTCCCCTTTGAGGTAGTGCAGTGTACCTTCCAATCTCTTGTACAGCGGATAGGATAA
- the lipB gene encoding lipoyl(octanoyl) transferase LipB has product MDAPTVEWLGRIPYRESLFFQKYWVEKTSSCGEERLLFLEHEPVFTVGKIRDKSSLLDPALLPFPVYHTNRGGQATYHGPGQLICYPILNLSSRGRDLHRYLRFLERVLIALMRAYGLSGRRRKGFTGAWVENRKIASIGIGVRQWVSMHGFAFNVTKELTGFSAIVPCGISGVVMTSLSQEIGSEVGVYEVVEVARITFLSLLESLPNGQF; this is encoded by the coding sequence ATGGACGCACCTACTGTAGAATGGCTAGGCAGGATTCCCTATAGGGAAAGCTTATTTTTCCAAAAGTACTGGGTCGAAAAAACCTCCTCTTGTGGAGAGGAAAGGCTACTCTTTCTTGAGCACGAACCGGTCTTTACCGTCGGAAAAATACGGGACAAATCAAGTCTCTTAGACCCGGCCCTTCTCCCATTTCCTGTCTACCACACCAATCGAGGTGGACAGGCCACTTATCACGGTCCCGGTCAACTTATTTGCTATCCCATCCTTAACCTATCTTCTAGGGGGCGTGATCTTCACAGATACCTCCGTTTCTTGGAAAGAGTACTAATTGCCCTCATGAGGGCATATGGACTGAGCGGGAGGCGTAGGAAGGGCTTTACCGGCGCCTGGGTAGAAAATCGGAAAATTGCTTCTATCGGTATTGGGGTGCGACAGTGGGTTTCCATGCATGGATTTGCATTTAACGTTACCAAGGAACTGACTGGCTTTTCAGCCATTGTTCCCTGTGGGATTTCTGGGGTTGTCATGACTTCTCTTTCCCAAGAAATTGGATCAGAGGTAGGTGTGTATGAGGTTGTGGAAGTCGCTAGAATTACCTTTCTTAGCCTTTTGGAGAGTTTGCCAAACGGGCAGTTTTAG
- the ruvC gene encoding crossover junction endodeoxyribonuclease RuvC — translation METILAVDPSLRSTGYAVLCRDTEVHCLRFGTIRSTAALCLSRCLLSIHQNIVQLIAEHSPASLAVEAIIFVQNHRTAISMGGVHGAVLLSAAEQGLPVHEYAPRKVKQAVVGYGAAEKRQVAFMVRSILGLAETPSKDAADAIAIGLCHFQASSAALFIGQPGPNI, via the coding sequence ATGGAGACAATTTTGGCTGTGGATCCTTCCTTGCGGAGTACAGGCTATGCAGTTCTATGTAGAGATACAGAGGTCCACTGCCTGCGGTTTGGAACTATTCGCAGTACCGCAGCGCTTTGCCTTTCTAGATGTCTCCTTTCCATTCACCAGAATATCGTGCAGCTCATTGCAGAGCATTCTCCTGCCTCCCTTGCCGTAGAAGCAATTATTTTTGTGCAAAATCACCGTACTGCTATTAGCATGGGGGGGGTCCATGGAGCCGTACTCCTCTCTGCTGCAGAGCAAGGGCTTCCTGTTCATGAATATGCACCTAGAAAAGTGAAACAGGCCGTTGTTGGGTATGGAGCTGCAGAAAAACGTCAAGTAGCCTTTATGGTAAGATCTATACTTGGGCTAGCGGAGACACCATCTAAGGATGCCGCTGACGCTATTGCTATTGGCCTTTGTCACTTTCAAGCCAGCTCTGCAGCCCTTTTCATCGGGCAACCAGGTCCTAATATCTAA